TTTGATGGCCATGGCAATCTCAGGGTTAAGGTTCTGGTTCGTAGTGGGCGGAACAATTTAGTGGCTTTCATCAGTACCCGCCAGCGCAGAAGCCGTCTGTTCTATACGAATCCGATGATGTCCGATTAACTCACATCCCGCCGATTTAACTCGAATGGCCATGCCGTATATCTTTATTCGACAGGTGGTTACTGGGTTTATCCCAGCTTTGCATGGAAGAGAAAATCACGGCAATTCATACCAAGGGACGGAAATCCGAGTCACGTCCGTACAGATGCCCTCTGCCTGTATTTACCTTTTCTCCGACAGAGGAGTTGACCGCCATAGAGTTCGTCCATCAAGCAGGGACTTGAACTCAAACTAAATGTGCTTGCTGTCCCTGCGTTTGGTTAGAAAGCTGCACGCGCATTGATAGTCGGATACGGTGCAAGGCCAACGGCTGCCCCCCGTAATCCAGCGGCTGTCTATACTCTTCGCCTGGATCATGCGTCGCGGACAGCAACCTCGGTTTACATGAACATGCTTCGCGAATTACACATCTCCAATTTGGCTGTCATAGAAGATGTAGGTATCGAGCTTGGACCTGGATTAAATTGCTTCACAGGTCAGACCGGGGCTGGAAAAAGTTTAATACTCGGTGCCTTCGAGGTGTTGTTGGGACTGCGAAGTATTTCCGGCGGTGTGGCTGATATGCTCCGCCCCGGAACAGATGAAGCGCGGGTTTCAGGACTCTTCGAGCTTTCAGATTCGTCGTTGAGCAGGCAGATCGGCCAGATACTGGACCTTACGCTCGAACAAGGTGATCAACTTTTAATCACACGAAAGTTTTTCGCGTCCGGGCGATCGAGCATCAGCGTCAATGGGCACCCCGCGACAGCACCGATGGTTCGCGCCATCGGGGAATTACTCGTGGACATCCACGGTCAGCATGACCACCAGTACCTCCTCAAGCCATCGAATCAACTATTGATCCTCGATGGCTTCGCCAAAGCAATGGATCTGCGCGAGAAATACGGTGAGTTATATGCGCAGGTGCGTAATCTCGCTCAGCGACGTACGGAGCTAGCAGCCTCTAGAACGCTCCGGCGACAGCAACTGGATCTTTTTGAGTTTCAAGCAGGTGAAATTGATGCCGCGATGCCGGTGGCTGGTGAGTTTGATGAACTCAAAGCCCGCCACTCTCTGCTCGCAAACATGGAGAAGGTGAAGCGAGATGCAGGACATGCGTTCAGCGCGCTCTACGAAGCTGAGGGGTCGATTATCGAGCGGCTGCAAATGGCCAGTCATGTGGTGCTCGATCTGGCAGAATTGGATCCTGCGTTGAAAGATACCGCTGAGCAGATCCGTACCTGTACGCTGATGCTCCAAGATAGCGCATTCGACCTCAACCGTTACACGGAGCGACTCGAACTTGACCCCGCTGAATTGGCGGAGGTAAATGACCGGCTCAATGTTTTGAATCGGCTGATCTCAAAATATGCTGGCTCCGCGCGTGTAAGTGATCCCGTCGCG
The nucleotide sequence above comes from Phycisphaeraceae bacterium. Encoded proteins:
- a CDS encoding DNA repair protein RecN, producing the protein MNMLRELHISNLAVIEDVGIELGPGLNCFTGQTGAGKSLILGAFEVLLGLRSISGGVADMLRPGTDEARVSGLFELSDSSLSRQIGQILDLTLEQGDQLLITRKFFASGRSSISVNGHPATAPMVRAIGELLVDIHGQHDHQYLLKPSNQLLILDGFAKAMDLREKYGELYAQVRNLAQRRTELAASRTLRRQQLDLFEFQAGEIDAAMPVAGEFDELKARHSLLANMEKVKRDAGHAFSALYEAEGSIIERLQMASHVVLDLAELDPALKDTAEQIRTCTLMLQDSAFDLNRYTERLELDPAELAEVNDRLNVLNRLISKYAGSARVSDPVAEIIAFRAQLGEQITQLRSQDEDLKSIDDQIKALREELTTIGQELSSRRRLAAAKIKPLIEAQLLELGMADASLDVEFLTPAQEDTETPIRTTELPPAAPVGGASGMETIELLIRTNPGQPARPLRKIASGGEMSRIMLAIKSILAQSDRVSVLVFDEIDANIGGRMGTVIGEKLRKLAHGSSKERPSGKRTPALASSSCQQQIICITHLPQIAAYADRHLRIAKSVEGKGKDKQTRTTVTPLDGSARIEELAEMLAGKDVSETTRKQAKELLTSATA